CGTTTACCTGCTGTGGCGTTTCGCCCAGCATAAATGACGCCGTTTTAAAAATATTTTTCGCCATGTCAAGATGACAGGCGATGACTATGCCGACCATGGTACCGTCGTGTATTGAGTATCCAGTAATTATCTTGCAACATGCGGCCCGGGATCTTTTAAGGGACCGTTGTTGACGTATGTACCATTTTCCGCTGTATCGGGTCAATAGAAACATGAAAAAAACAGCGGCATTGAGAGTGAAACACCCCAAAAAAAACTCAAGGTGTCCGGTAGAGAAAAATACTTGACATACCATCGTTCCGTGCGATAGTGTTGACCGGCCGGTCAATAATCGGTTTTGTTTCTGACGGGCATTCTGTTTCGGATCGGACGCGCTCCGGAGAGAGAGAACGGGCGGTACCAGAGAGATAGTCCATACGGGGATACAGACTCTTTTTTTGAGGGGTAACAGACCGACAAGAAAACACTTAGACAAAAAGAGCGCCTCCGGTGTTCTCTGGAATGGGGGCCCGGTGCGTGTTTATATAAAACACTTTCATAAATGAACGTGTGGTATATTGTGACTCAGTCAAAAAACCTTGAACTCACCCAAAAACGCAAATCCCAGATACTCAGAGCCGCGTACGATATTATCGCTGAGCAGGGATACGAAAACATTACCGTTCAGGATATCGCCACCCGGGCTGGATTTTCCAAAGGGATAATATACTATTACTTTTCCAGTAAGGAAGATGTCATGGTATCCCTGTTTGATTCCATCATACGGGTTATCGACAGAAACTTCGCGTCGACTATACAGAACCACCCGGAACCCAAAGAGCAGATGGAACGGATTCTCCGTGTGAGTTTCGACCTGGTTCACGAACATAAGGAGTTTTATCACGTCATGATGGTTTTCTGGTCGCAGATCACCCAGAAAACCCTTATGAGCGATCTGAATGCAACCCTGTTTCGACGATACCGGCGGGAAATGGCGAAAATTGTCGAACGGGGAGTTGACAAGGGCGTGTTCCGGGCGAGGGTCGACGTGAATCTTCTGGCGTCCCTGATTATCGCCGTCATAGGCGGGGCGTCGCTCCAGTATATTTTTGATCCCGAAGCGTTCGATTTCAAGGTGATGGTGGATACGTCCG
This sequence is a window from Candidatus Zymogenaceae bacterium. Protein-coding genes within it:
- a CDS encoding TetR/AcrR family transcriptional regulator — its product is MTQSKNLELTQKRKSQILRAAYDIIAEQGYENITVQDIATRAGFSKGIIYYYFSSKEDVMVSLFDSIIRVIDRNFASTIQNHPEPKEQMERILRVSFDLVHEHKEFYHVMMVFWSQITQKTLMSDLNATLFRRYRREMAKIVERGVDKGVFRARVDVNLLASLIIAVIGGASLQYIFDPEAFDFKVMVDTSVAAVMSFLNA